One part of the Luteibacter yeojuensis genome encodes these proteins:
- a CDS encoding fumarylacetoacetate hydrolase family protein, producing the protein MKLARYGAPGQEKPGLIDGEGRLRDLSGVVPDLSGDVIGNEGLRRLAAIDPATLPLVAGTPRYGAPVAGIGKMICVGMNYADHAAETGAPVPEQPVLFMKATTAIGGPNDTVVIPLDSVKTDWEVELGVIIGEVTRHVPVEAALKHVAGYAVINDLSERAFQLEHGGQWVKGKSCDTFGPIGPWLVTRDEVADPQDLSLWLEVNGHRYQNGNTRTMVFGVAQLVSYISRYMTLMPGDVISTGTPAGVGLGLKPPTYLKPGDVIELGIEGLGRQRQDVVAYGDRNAW; encoded by the coding sequence ATGAAACTCGCCCGCTACGGCGCCCCTGGCCAGGAGAAGCCTGGACTCATCGACGGCGAAGGCCGCCTGCGCGATCTCTCCGGCGTCGTGCCAGATCTCTCCGGCGATGTCATCGGCAATGAAGGCCTGCGCCGCCTCGCCGCGATCGATCCCGCCACGCTCCCCCTCGTCGCGGGAACGCCGCGCTACGGCGCTCCCGTGGCTGGCATCGGCAAGATGATCTGCGTCGGCATGAACTACGCCGACCATGCCGCGGAAACCGGCGCGCCGGTGCCCGAACAGCCCGTGCTGTTCATGAAGGCCACGACGGCCATCGGCGGCCCCAACGACACCGTGGTGATTCCGCTCGATTCGGTGAAGACCGACTGGGAAGTGGAACTGGGAGTGATCATCGGCGAAGTGACGCGCCATGTACCGGTGGAAGCGGCCCTGAAACACGTGGCCGGCTACGCCGTGATCAACGACCTGTCCGAGCGCGCCTTCCAGCTCGAGCACGGCGGCCAGTGGGTGAAGGGCAAGAGCTGCGATACCTTCGGCCCGATCGGCCCCTGGCTGGTCACGCGCGACGAAGTGGCCGACCCGCAGGACCTTTCCCTCTGGCTCGAAGTGAACGGGCATCGCTACCAGAACGGCAACACGCGAACGATGGTGTTCGGCGTGGCGCAGCTGGTCAGCTACATCAGTCGCTACATGACCCTGATGCCGGGCGACGTCATCAGCACGGGCACGCCCGCCGGCGTCGGCCTCGGGTTGAAGCCGCCCACCTACCTCAAGCCGGGCGACGTGATCGAACTGGGCATCGAGGGACTGGGAAGACAACGCCAGGATGTCGTGGCCTATGGAGACCGCAACGCATGGTGA
- a CDS encoding SDR family oxidoreductase yields MTPQPVPRASGRLAGKRALVTAAGAGIGRATALAFAAEGAAVLATDIDPASLASLAAEQPSVTTRMLDVTDPEAIAALVAEAGVVDILFNCAGYVHAGTILDTDEASWRRSFAINVDSMFHTCRAVLPGMLERGTGSIVNMSSVASSIKGVPNRFAYGATKAAVIGLTRSIAADVVARGVRCNAICPGTVKTPSLADRVRAMGGDEEAVWRGFTERQPMGRLGDPREIAALAVYLASEESSFTTGTVHVVDGGWSN; encoded by the coding sequence ATGACGCCACAACCCGTTCCGCGCGCGAGCGGCCGTCTCGCAGGCAAGCGGGCCCTTGTCACCGCGGCCGGCGCAGGTATCGGCCGTGCCACGGCGCTGGCCTTCGCCGCCGAAGGCGCGGCGGTGCTGGCGACCGACATCGACCCTGCCAGCCTCGCCTCGCTGGCCGCCGAACAGCCTTCGGTGACGACGCGCATGCTGGATGTGACCGACCCCGAAGCGATCGCCGCCCTCGTCGCGGAAGCCGGCGTCGTCGACATCCTCTTCAACTGCGCGGGATACGTGCATGCGGGCACCATCCTCGACACGGACGAGGCGAGCTGGCGCCGATCCTTCGCCATCAACGTGGACAGCATGTTCCATACCTGCCGCGCGGTGCTCCCCGGCATGCTGGAGCGCGGCACCGGCAGCATCGTGAACATGTCCTCGGTGGCGTCGAGCATCAAGGGCGTGCCCAACCGCTTCGCCTACGGAGCCACCAAGGCCGCGGTGATCGGTCTCACCCGGTCCATCGCCGCCGATGTCGTGGCGCGCGGCGTGCGCTGCAACGCCATCTGTCCCGGCACGGTGAAAACGCCGTCGCTCGCCGACCGCGTGCGCGCCATGGGCGGTGACGAGGAAGCCGTGTGGCGTGGATTCACCGAGCGCCAGCCGATGGGCCGCCTCGGCGATCCGCGCGAAATCGCCGCGCTGGCCGTCTATCTGGCCTCCGAGGAATCGTCGTTTACCACCGGCACCGTCCACGTCGTGGACGGCGGCTGGTCGAACTGA
- a CDS encoding amidohydrolase family protein, whose amino-acid sequence MIVDAHRHYWDPARLKYDWLAAAPHALRRAFLPEDLVGAPDPCILVQAAPDERETRFLFELARRYPGVLGVVGWVDMQALDVASRLDWLVADGGGLLCGIRPMVQDIPDTQWLASPSLDIAFEHIRDRGLVFDALVDERHLRALSERLARHPGLHTVIDHAAKPDIAGGSFAEWATSIARLAQMPDVYCKLSGLLTLTGNGAEASTLEPYVAHLFETFGANRLIWGSDWPVLTTHASYGAWKTCARDLVLRHAPAAEAAVFGGNACSVYSLPRIPS is encoded by the coding sequence ATGATCGTCGACGCCCACCGTCACTACTGGGACCCTGCGCGGCTCAAGTACGACTGGCTGGCCGCCGCGCCCCATGCGCTGCGTCGCGCTTTTCTTCCCGAGGATCTCGTGGGCGCCCCCGATCCATGCATCCTCGTGCAGGCCGCGCCGGACGAACGCGAAACGCGCTTCCTCTTCGAACTGGCCCGCCGGTACCCGGGCGTCCTCGGCGTCGTCGGGTGGGTCGACATGCAAGCGCTCGACGTCGCTTCGCGCCTGGACTGGCTCGTCGCGGACGGTGGCGGCCTGCTGTGCGGCATCCGCCCGATGGTGCAGGACATTCCGGATACGCAATGGCTGGCGTCGCCATCGCTCGACATCGCCTTCGAACATATACGCGACCGCGGACTGGTCTTCGATGCGCTGGTCGACGAGCGTCACCTGCGCGCGCTTTCCGAGCGCCTGGCCAGGCACCCGGGGCTGCACACGGTGATCGACCATGCCGCGAAGCCGGACATCGCCGGCGGCAGCTTCGCCGAATGGGCCACATCGATCGCACGGCTCGCGCAGATGCCCGATGTGTACTGCAAGCTCTCCGGCCTGCTCACGCTCACCGGAAACGGGGCGGAGGCCTCGACCCTCGAGCCATATGTCGCGCATCTGTTCGAGACCTTCGGCGCGAACCGCCTGATCTGGGGCAGCGATTGGCCGGTGCTCACCACGCACGCCAGCTACGGCGCGTGGAAAACCTGCGCACGCGACCTCGTCCTTCGCCACGCGCCCGCGGCGGAAGCCGCCGTGTTCGGCGGCAACGCATGCTCCGTCTATTCCCTTCCGAGGATTCCTTCATGA